Proteins found in one Aethina tumida isolate Nest 87 chromosome 1, icAetTumi1.1, whole genome shotgun sequence genomic segment:
- the LOC109596382 gene encoding uncharacterized protein LOC109596382 isoform X4 — MSSDNIQVAIRARPSIEREVKKKLGDNWTIQKNIIFQVDDNGVRCNEPYSFDCIFNVDKTNKDIYNTSVKPLISSAMEGFNSTIFAYGQTSSGKTHTMLGSETSPGIMQIAVEEIFSIIMNNSDRKYLIRISYLEIYNEKVNDLLCAEHTDMKVREDRDGNHFVESKEEVASNPSQVFALMRQGNKNRKVGCTDMNERSSRSHTIFKIMIEAKTSALQSHAATVSTLNFVDLAGSERISQTKAAGVRMKEGVHINKSLSTLGMVIRQLSDQEKFISFRDSKLTRLLQHALGGNAKTLVIATITLTSVEETNSTLAFAQRAKAIKNQPIVNEVNTTDQVQAELYALLKSEYAEKIRQLEFNNKCQIEELQQKLNAIACFEGTRTENRRRTFSAFDFPKETSALPIITPVMKLNRFVKRQPLPIINENKPLNVTEQDSDLETTVSSRLSVSEESLCQKNTLDPKVEQIEEELGSKEEQIQELKEQNSKYKEEMEILQAEFDAMKQKYEATQEEYSNFKIQHSPNLKQRYEDLENSYVSLKEFTRLEKHCRVSISGPEEVLQAQVTELKAANEELQQKLAASDEEVTNLKKSNNKLERLNKTLDTEKNKLAEINNQLETDFQFQRDHDQKVFKDREQMLLKRIEDMESKGVQPKRDIGTGNITELHQQIVAQKQEIKRLQDVVAMKEQEIIEKNILIYEYDEKMLEAVEQKSIAEPGEINFEELSNKLHTLQDILLGMPATGGNFMETPDKTNNELNKLTLSIFNLEQDLDKYKKQLLDKEMEINGLIATIKNKDSEIALIKSEKKTIEKEQLDKLEEIKQMNGQLEELLKEKEIMRNQHLDEIQKITQAKNALILKYDTLLSKYKQTIDGWEMIKQSQSEELITLNANIMNKEKWYQEQEQAIGQLKTEIADKIKELEENGSQIETIKKERDEHLKTIEELRAEIVNVTKVLEARETQMKTISQDSYEKVQNIDKSNDDIIRVTQILEEKESQMEKMRQEKDQHIDKLQAEIINITEVLKEKESQIEIIRHESDDKENNISKLKEEIISITKKLEEKESQMVITRKENDEKDQNIDGLKAEINNVSKMLKEKESQIEIIRQESEGKENNISKLKEEIIITTKELEEKESQMLIMKKENDEKDQNIDRLKAEINSFSDVLKEKESELDIIRQENKDNENNISKLKEQITFITKELDETMLEIKVIREENSQNVKSLKEKENELLALKTRMKNLSKYENKITSLTDEHKQQVHALEISYKEQINLLSNKIEDKDLELKEERVKYENLLMITEEQKQDILRTRTEISKIQTYVEELTEMHANSNEERAMERTELKDQLQLFAQENESLAKSLEESSNSIMKAQDQHCKQINELHMMIQKSEETILELENNLIRLREENLSLTHTIKLNDNKISELNGEIDKLMHQTNGVYAQNPCVGSLNKHVLDKDVEIQKLRSQVEALSKENKTKLDDMERRELEWIHDVDEKDREISELKTEIVNLTRQISTEELTLLWEGMRMKDQKLQELENINKQLEQVAAENEKSLQASVMKESLLQQQMEDLKADYEQRMEQLEKEAQMELNVKMNDLNNLEKVAATKGKELEQLKEQNYRKEIDDLNKHMNRINKVKESFSNLFTELLACVKKSDLEIENLISESSIPVDVSDAKIQVPSPNQKSPRDEVKAMQAIIIATQNVLGKQNRLAKTLAGQNKQLCATIEMIYEKLEETNDEVTDLHNALETKQLANRMLNEENETYKSDMMLTLNRMEETILQNTALNKHIEHINSCIANFKSNEITYTQKISDMLAKLDAKEATIISLSQQNNDLENHLKKARNEKKKQREELDTQRETIAKLQSNIQSLQTCKPVSSDKARADKYFKESVDLSKKLILANQCVSKLNCEAENHQIEVSKMAKQIRDLDQKAKSYKQKYSELLIEINDRDNKLDELLKKYQEAVEMITVMKEKKMNTSQLKEEPRPRSPQELRKLKRQSLQDKCRNVDSCEICKIHEETIERSNKDIEKLAKECTSKDEQIEKLRKQIDHLETLMNEENDEIVKLQNQLSVFEGPTADKIKELSKELQETKNELVITKKKYQDSLIDTKDKDTNISMYEKEIQELQQKLKEFNLLKMDTDVLNIAINLHENIQLLKNDKVPEWLLARIYTVEKSCADIKDYLSKNLIQNSTVFHKLHTKYRQLESLARLRRSENIELKKRLGIPPDDPVV; from the exons ATGAGCTCCGACAACATTCAAGTGGCCATCAGGGCCCGACCCTCGATCGAAAGGGAGGTCAAGAAAAAGTTGGGGGACAATTGgacaatacaaaaaaatattatttttcaagtcGATGATAACGGCGTTAGATGCAATGAGCCGTATTCGTTTG attgtattttcaatgttGACAAAACCAATAAGGATATATACAACACTTCGGTGAAGCCTCTGATTTCCTCAGCCATGGAGGGCTTCAACTCCACTATATTTGCTTATGGACAGACATCATCTGGAAAGACCCACACCATGTTGGGCTCTGAGACTTCCCCTGGGATCATGCAAATAGCCgtagaagaaatattttccataataatgaataattctgACAGAAAGTACCTTATTAG GATTtcttatctcgaaatttataaCGAAAAAGTGAATGACTTGCTGTGTGCTGAGCATACTGACATGAAAGTAAGGGAGGACAGAGATGGAAATCATTTTGTTGAGTCGAAGGAAGAGGTTGCATCCAATCCCAGTCAAGTGTTCGCACTCATGAGACAAGGAAATAAGAATAGGAAAGTTGGATGCACTGACATGAATGAGAGGAGCAGCAGGTCCCAcaccattttcaaaatt ATGATTGAGGCAAAAACGAGCGCCTTACAGTCCCATGCAGCAACTGTTTCCACCTTAAACTTTGTGGACTTGGCTGGATCTGAGAGAATTTCGCAGACGAAGGCAGCTGGAGTCCGCATGAAAGAAGGCGTCCACATTAACAAGTCGCTTTCGACTTTGGGAATGGTTATTCGTCAGCTAAGTGACCAGGAGAAGTTTATCAGTTTTCGCGACTCAAAATTGACGAGGCTGTTGCAACACGCACTGGGTGGCAACGCCAAAACACTGGTTATTGCAACGATAACTTTAACGTCCGTCGAGGAAACTAACTCAACGCTTGC GTTTGCACAACGAGCTAAGGCAATTAAGAATCAACCCATCGTTAACGAGGTGAACACCACCGACCAAGTGCAGGCGGAATTGTACGCCTTGTTGAAATCGGAATACGCAGAGAAAATAAGGCAGCTAGAATTCAACAATAAGTGCCAAATAGAAGAGCTTCAGCAGAAGCTGAATGCCATTGCCTGCTTCGAGGGAACCAGGACTGAGAATCGTAGACGTACATTCTCCGCCTTCGATTTCCCCAAAGAAACTAGCGCCTTACCCATTATCACCCCCGTTATGAAGTTAAATCGCTTCGTAAAAAGGCAGCCGCTTCCAATCATCAACGAGAACAAACCTTTGAACGTCACCGAACAGGACTCCGATCTCGAGACCACCGTGTCAAGCCGACTATCCGTGTCCGAAGAAAGCTTGTGCCAAAAGAACACGTTGGACCCCAAAGTGGAGCAAATTGAGGAGGAGCTTGGATCGAAGGAAGAACAGATCCAAGAGTTGAAGGAACAAAACTCGAAATacaaagaagaaatggaaatACTCCAAGCCGAATTCGATGCCATGAAACAGAAGTACGAGGCGACCCAAGAGGAATACTCCAACTTCAAAATTCAACATTCccctaatttaaaacaaagataCGAAGACCTGGAAAACTCCTACGTAAGTTTGAAAGAGTTTACCAGGCTAGAAAAACACTGCCGCGTTTCCATTTCCGGACCGGAGGAG GTGTTGCAAGCTCAAGTAACTGAACTTAAGGCCGCCAATGAGGAGCTCCAACAGAAGCTGGCTGCTAGTGATGAAGAGGTGACTAACTTGAAGAAATCCAACAATAAACTAGAACGTTTGAACAAGACCTTGGACACCGAGAAA AATAAGTTAGCTGAAATTAACAACCAGTTAGAAACAGACTTCCAGTTTCAAAGAGACCACGATCAGAAAGTGTTCAAGGATAGAGAACAGATGCTTCTTAAGCGTATCGAAGACATGGAGAGCAAAGGTGTACAACCTAAGAGAGATATTGGAACTGGAAATATCACCGAACTGCATCAGCAGATCGTTGCGCAGAAGCAGGAGATCAAACGGCTGCAGGACGTCGTTGCGATGAAAGAACAAGAGATCATTGAGAAAAACAtacttatttatgaatatgatGAGAAAATGCTTGAAGCTGTCGAGCAAAAGTCCATCGCGGAGCCAGGTGAGATCAACTTTGAAGAATTATCTAATAAGTTGCATACCTtacaagatattttattag GTATGCCTGCGACTGGCGGAAACTTCATGGAAACACCCGATAAGACTAATAacgaattgaataaattaaccctttccatttttaatttggagCAAGACcttgacaaatataaaaagcaGCTATTGGATAaagaaatggaaataaatgGGTTAATTGCTACCATTAAAAACAAGGATAGTGAAATTGCCCTTATTAAATCCGAGAAGAAAACGATTGAAAAAGAACAATTGGATAAACttgaagaaataaaacaaatgaatgGTCAACTTGAAGAACTACTAAAGGAGAAG gaaattatGAGAAACCAGCACCTTGATGAAATTCAGAAAATAACTCAGGCAAAGAATGCTTTGATCCTGAAATACGACACGctattaagtaaatacaagCAAACAATAGACGGTTGGGAGATGATTAAACAAAGCCAGAGTGAAGAATTGATAACTCTGAATGCCAATATCATGAATAAAGAGAAGTGGTATCAAGAACAAGAGCAAGCAATTGGTCAATTGAAAACTGAAATTGCTGACAAAATTAAGGAGTTGGAGGAAAATGGCTCGCAAATTGAAACGATAAAGAAGGAGCGTGATGAACACTTAAAAACTATTGAGGAATTAAGGGctgaaattgttaatgtaaCTAAGGTTTTGGAAGCAAGGGAAACGCAAATGAAAACTATAAGTCAGGACAGTTATGAAAAGGtgcaaaatattgataaatcaaACGATGACATTATCAGGGTGACTCAGATATTGGAAGAAAAGGAATCTCAAATGGAAAAGATGAGGCAGGAGAAAGATCAACATATTGATAAACTACAAgctgaaattattaacatcaCTGAGGTGTTGAAGGAGAAAGAATCgcaaatagaaattataagaCATGAAAGTGACGacaaggaaaataatattagtaaattaaaggAGGAAATCATTTCTATAACAAAAAAGTTGGAGGAGAAGGAATCACAAATGGTAATAACGAGGAAGGAAAATGATGAGAAGGACCAAAATATTGATGGATTAAAGgctgaaattaataatgtcaGTAAGATGTTGAAGGAGAAGGAGTCgcaaatagaaattataaggCAGGAAAGTGAAGgaaaggaaaataatattagtaaattaaaggAGGAAATCATTATTACAACAAAAGAGTTGGAGGAGAAGGAATCgcaaatgttaataatgaaGAAGGAAAATGACGAGAAGGACCAAAATATTGATAGATTAAAGGCtgaaattaatagtttcagTGATGTGTTGAAGGAGAAGGAGTCGGAATTAGATATTATAAGGCAGGAAAATAAagacaatgaaaataatattagtaaattaaaggAGCAAATCACCTTTATAACTAAAGAGTTGGACGAAACTATGTTGGAAATCAAAGTGATAAGGGAGGAAAATAGCCAAAATGTTAAGAGTCTCAAAGAAAAGGAAAACGAATTGCTTGCTTTGAAAACTAGAATGAAGAACTTAAGCAAatacgaaaacaaaattacgtCTCTCACTGATGAGCATAAACAACAAGTCCATGCTTTAGAAATATCTTACAAGGAACAAATAAACTTACTATCCAACAAAATTGAAGATAAAGATTTGGAATTAAAAGAAGAACGTGTAAAATATGAGAATTTGCTAATGATAACTGAAGAGCAGAAGCAGGATATTCTGAGGACACGTAcggaaatatcaaaaatacaaacataTGTGGAAGAATTAACCGAAATGCACGCAAATTCGAACGAAGAACGCGCAATGGAAAGAACGGAATTGAAAGATCAACTGCAACTGTTCGCACAGGAAAATGAAAGTCTGGCTAAGTCTTTGGAGGAAAGTAGCAACTCAATCATGAAGGCTCAGGATCAACATTGCAAACAGATCAACGAACTTCACATGATGATCCAAAAATCGGAGGAAACGATTTTGGAATTAGAAAACAACTTGATACGTCTGAGGGAAGAAAATCTTAGTTTGACACATACCATCAAACTGAACGACAACAAAATCAGTGAACTGAATGGCGAAATTGATAAGCTTATGCACCAGACAAATGGTGTATACGCACAAAATCCATGTGTTGGGAGTTTAAATAAGCATGTCTTGGACAAAGACGTAGAAATTCAAAAGTTGCGGAGTCAAGTGGAAGCATTGTcgaaagaaaacaaaacaaaattagacGATATGGAACGACGAGAGCTTGAATGGATTCATGATGTTGATGAGAAAGACCGGGAAATTTCAGAATTGAAAactgaaattgttaatttaactaGGCAAATTTCAACCGAAGAATTGACTCTGCTGTGGGAAGGAATGCGTATGAAGGACCAGAAACTACAAGAACTGGAGAATATTAATAAGCAGTTGGAGCAAGTGGCTGCCGAAAATGAGAAGTCCCTTCAAGCATCAGTAATGAAAGAATCTTTGCTACAGCAACAAATGGAAGACCTGAAGGCTGATTATGAACAAAGGATGGAACAACTGGAGAAGGAGGCGCAAATGGAGCTCAATGTAAAAATGAACGATCTCAACAACTTGGAAAAAGTTGCAGCTACAAAGGGCAAAGAATTGGAACAACTGAAGGAACAAAATTACCGCAAAGAGATTGACGACCTGAATAAGCACATGAACAGAATCAACAAGGTAAAAGAAAGCTTCAGCAATCTGTTCACGGAACTGTTGGCGTGTGTAAAGAAGAGCGACCTGGAAATCGAGAACCTAATAAGCGAGTCATCCATTCCCGTGGACGTCAGCGATGCCAAAATACAAGTCCCAAGCCCCAACCAGAAGTCACCGAGGGACGAAGTCAAAGCGATGCAGGCCATCATCATTGCGACCCAAAACGTGCTCGGCAAACAAAACCGATTGGCCAAAACACTGGCCggacaaaacaaacaattgtGCGCCACCATCGAGATGATCTACGAGAAGTTGGAGGAAACCAACGACGAAGTGACCGACTTGCACAACGCACTGGAAACCAAACAACTGGCCAATCGCATGTTGAACGAGGAAAACGAAACGTACAAGTCCGACATGATGCTCACCCTGAACAGGATGGAAGAAACCATTTTGCAGAATACCGCCCTGAACAAACACATTGAGCACATCAACAGTTGCATTGCAAACTTCAAAAGCAACGAGATTACGTACACCCAGAAGATTTCCGACATGTTGGCCAAGCTGGATGCCAAGGAGGCGACGATCATCTCTTTATCGCAACAAAACAACGACCTGGAGAACCACCTTAAGAAGGCGAGGAACGAGAAAAAGAAGCAAAGAGAAGAACTCGACACTCAGCGTGAAACGATTGCCAAATTACAGAGCAATATACAAAGCTTGCAGACATGCAAGCCGGTCAGTTCGGACAAGGCCCGTGCCGACAAATACTTCAAGGAAAGTGTCGATTTGAGCAAGAAGCTGATATTGGCCAATCAGTGCGTCAGCAAACTGAATTGTGAGGCCGAAAACCACCAGATCGAGGTGAGCAAAATGGCCAAGCAAATACGAGACTTGGATCAAAAGGCCAAATCCTACAAACAGAAGTACAGTGAGCTTTTAATCGAGATAAATGACAGGGATAACAAGTTGGATGAACTCTTAAAGAAATATCAAGAAGCCGTTGAAATGATAACAGTGATGAAGGAGAAGAAGATGAACACCAGCCAGTTGAAGGAAGAGCCCAGACCTAGGTCACCTCAGGAGCTCAGAAAGTTGAAAAGGCAATCGTTGCAGGATAAATGCAGGAATGTGGACT ctTGTGAGATTTGTAAGATACATGAAGAGACAATTGAGAGGAGCAACaaag acaTTGAAAAATTGGCCAAAGAATGCACCTCTAAAGATGAACAGATTGAGAAATTACGCAAACAGATAGATCATTTAGAAACTCTAATGAATGAGGAGAATGACGAGattgtaaaattacaaaatcagTTGTCGGTGTTCGAGGGACCGACTGcggataaaataaaagaattatcgAAGGAGCTCCAAGAAACCAAAAATGAGTTAGTGATAACTAAAAAGAAATATCAAG acTCGCTGATTGATACAAAGGACAAGGATACCAACATATCTATGTACGAGAAAGAAATTCAGGAATTACAGCAGAAGCTGaaggaatttaatttgttaaagatG GATACGGATGTGTTAAATATAGcaattaatttacatgaaaatattcagttacttaaaaatg ACAAAGTCCCTGAATGGCTACTGGCCAGGATATATACAGTCGAAAAGTCATGTGCTGATATAAAAGATTACCTCAGCAAGAACTTG atacaaAATTCTACTGTTTTTCATAAACTGCATACAAAGTACAGACAGTTGGAAAGTTTGGCAAGATTGCGTCGAAGTGAGAACATTGAACTGAAGAAGAGATTGGGCATTCCACCAGACGATCCTgtcgtataa